A stretch of Allostreptomyces psammosilenae DNA encodes these proteins:
- a CDS encoding GNAT family N-acetyltransferase, which translates to MAENPFPTRAGRVPAPPGATPGAAEAPEPTKAPEPTRPTTEPLRLRPALPADLDFLRAMLREAFNWNPDRAPIPAERLAADPTFARYLDGWPGPAECGVVAEAAGEPVGATWLRLLPPDGAGYGFVAADVPELTLGVRPDWRGRGVGRALLEELAEQARAAGLRAISLSVERENRPAHGLYRSVGFRVVGGDEAADTMLREL; encoded by the coding sequence ATGGCCGAGAACCCCTTCCCGACCCGCGCCGGCCGCGTGCCGGCCCCGCCCGGGGCCACCCCCGGGGCCGCTGAGGCTCCGGAGCCCACCAAGGCCCCGGAGCCCACGCGGCCGACGACGGAGCCGTTGCGGCTGCGCCCGGCGCTCCCCGCGGACCTCGACTTCCTGCGCGCGATGCTGCGGGAGGCCTTCAACTGGAACCCGGACCGCGCCCCGATCCCTGCCGAGCGGCTGGCCGCCGACCCCACCTTCGCCCGGTACCTGGACGGCTGGCCCGGGCCCGCCGAGTGCGGGGTGGTCGCGGAGGCCGCGGGGGAGCCGGTCGGCGCCACCTGGCTGCGGCTGCTGCCGCCGGACGGCGCCGGATACGGCTTCGTCGCGGCCGACGTGCCGGAGCTGACCCTCGGCGTCCGGCCGGACTGGCGCGGCCGGGGCGTCGGCCGGGCCCTGCTGGAGGAGCTGGCGGAGCAGGCCCGGGCCGCCGGGCTGCGCGCGATCAGCCTCAGCGTGGAGCGGGAGAACCGGCCCGCCCACGGCCTGTACCGCTCGGTCGGTTTCCGGGTGGTGGGCGGCGACGAGGCGGCCGACACCATGCTGCGGGAGCTGTAG
- the galK gene encoding galactokinase, which yields MTTDAPRDTLRAGTATGDADVRERFRELFDRTADGVWAAPGRVNVIGEHTDYNDGFVLPIALPHTARVAAARRTDGLFRFASTQTSVGSDADIAVVSVDELAPGAVHGWAAYPAGVAWVLLADGHRLTGADVLIDSDVPTGAGLSSSAALECGTGLALNDLFDAGLTDAELARVAQRAENDFVGVPCGILDQTASMRCTAGHALFYDTRAGLAEQVPFDLAAEGLRLLVIDTRVQHALGDGAYASRRAACEAAAEELGVPALRDIGLAELDGALERLQDDERRRRTRHVVTENARVLEFVERLRAGALRDAGDLMVASHASCRDDYEISCAELDLAVEASLAAGALGARMTGGGFGGSAIALVEADAAEAVADAVRAAFAEAGHAAPRVFTAVPSAGATRIA from the coding sequence ATGACCACCGACGCACCCCGCGACACCCTCCGGGCGGGCACCGCCACCGGCGACGCGGACGTCCGCGAGCGTTTCCGGGAACTCTTCGACCGCACCGCCGACGGCGTGTGGGCCGCCCCAGGCCGGGTGAACGTGATCGGTGAGCACACCGACTACAACGACGGCTTCGTGCTGCCCATCGCCCTGCCGCACACCGCCCGGGTCGCCGCGGCGCGCCGCACCGACGGCCTGTTCCGGTTCGCCTCCACCCAGACCTCGGTCGGCTCCGACGCGGACATCGCCGTGGTGTCCGTGGACGAGCTCGCCCCCGGAGCCGTGCACGGCTGGGCCGCCTACCCCGCCGGGGTGGCCTGGGTGCTGCTGGCCGACGGGCACCGGCTGACCGGCGCCGACGTGCTGATCGACAGCGACGTGCCCACCGGCGCCGGACTGTCCTCCTCCGCCGCCCTGGAGTGCGGCACCGGCCTCGCCCTGAACGACCTGTTCGACGCCGGCCTCACCGACGCGGAGCTCGCCCGGGTGGCGCAGCGGGCCGAGAACGACTTCGTCGGCGTGCCCTGCGGCATCCTCGACCAGACCGCCTCCATGCGCTGCACCGCCGGCCACGCGCTCTTCTACGACACCCGCGCCGGCCTGGCCGAGCAGGTCCCCTTCGACCTCGCCGCCGAGGGGCTGCGGCTGCTGGTGATCGACACCCGGGTGCAGCACGCCCTCGGCGACGGCGCCTACGCCAGCCGCCGGGCCGCCTGCGAGGCCGCCGCCGAGGAGCTCGGCGTGCCGGCGCTGCGGGACATCGGCCTGGCGGAGCTGGACGGGGCCCTGGAGCGCCTCCAGGACGACGAGCGGCGCCGCCGCACCCGCCACGTGGTCACCGAGAACGCCCGGGTGCTGGAGTTCGTCGAGCGGCTGCGCGCCGGCGCGCTGCGCGACGCCGGCGACCTCATGGTCGCCTCGCACGCCTCCTGCCGGGACGACTACGAGATCTCCTGCGCCGAGCTCGACCTCGCCGTGGAGGCGTCGCTGGCCGCGGGCGCCCTGGGCGCCCGGATGACCGGCGGCGGCTTCGGCGGCTCGGCCATCGCCCTGGTCGAGGCGGACGCGGCCGAGGCGGTCGCCGACGCCGTGCGCGCGGCCTTCGCCGAGGCCGGCCACGCCGCCCCGCGCGTCTTCACCGCCGTCCCCTCCGCCGGCGCGACGCGGATCGCCTAG
- a CDS encoding IS481 family transposase, which yields MPHRNAPLTETGRLRLARCVVDDGWPLRRAAERFQVSPTTAQRWASRYRDLGEAGMADHSSRPHNSPARTPTRTERRIIKVRLARRWGPARIAHLLGLVPSTVHRVLTRYRLARLTHLDRVTGRTIRRYERDRPGELVHVDIKKLGNIPDGGGHKALGRQAGRKTRSGAGYSYIHTAVDDHSRLAYSEILTDERKETATAFWTRAHAYFTSAGITVERVLTDNGACYNSRTWRDALALAGIAHKRTRPYRPQTNGKVERLNRTLLDEWAYAQPYRSERERRDAFPAWLHSYNHHRGHTALAGKPPASRVPNLTGQYT from the coding sequence GTGCCCCACCGTAACGCACCCCTGACCGAGACAGGACGGCTGAGGCTGGCCCGCTGCGTCGTCGACGACGGCTGGCCGCTCCGCAGAGCCGCCGAGCGGTTCCAGGTCTCACCTACGACCGCCCAGCGATGGGCGAGCCGCTACCGGGACCTGGGCGAGGCAGGAATGGCCGACCACTCCTCCCGCCCGCACAACAGCCCCGCACGGACACCGACCCGCACCGAACGGCGGATCATCAAAGTCCGCCTCGCACGCCGGTGGGGCCCCGCCCGCATCGCCCACCTGCTGGGCCTGGTTCCCTCGACCGTGCACCGCGTTCTGACCCGCTACCGCCTGGCCCGGCTCACGCACCTGGACCGCGTGACCGGCCGGACCATACGCCGCTACGAACGCGACAGGCCCGGCGAGCTGGTGCACGTGGACATCAAGAAACTCGGCAACATCCCCGACGGCGGAGGCCACAAGGCCCTCGGTCGACAGGCCGGCCGCAAGACGCGGTCCGGCGCCGGCTACAGCTACATCCACACCGCCGTCGACGACCACTCCCGCCTCGCCTACAGCGAGATCCTCACCGACGAGCGCAAAGAAACCGCCACCGCCTTCTGGACCCGCGCCCACGCCTACTTCACCAGCGCGGGGATCACCGTCGAACGCGTCCTGACCGACAACGGCGCCTGCTACAACTCCCGCACCTGGCGCGACGCCCTTGCCCTGGCCGGGATCGCCCACAAGCGAACCCGGCCCTACCGGCCGCAGACGAACGGCAAGGTCGAACGCCTCAACCGCACCCTGCTCGACGAATGGGCCTACGCACAGCCCTACCGGTCAGAGCGGGAACGACGCGACGCATTCCCCGCCTGGCTGCACTCCTACAATCACCACCGCGGACACACCGCACTCGCAGGCAAACCACCCGCCAGCCGCGTCCCCAACCTCACAGGGCAATACACCTAG
- a CDS encoding HAD family hydrolase: MDPSPYPVAPADGAHALQAVLLDMDGTLVDTEDLWWQAEKALFAEMGYDLADHHRDNLVGGPMSAATAYLLGITGATVAAEDLAVMINDRFTELLERGLRMQPGAAELLAELRAEGVPTALVSSSHRRIIDRVLTVIGPEHFLFTIAGDEVTRTKPHPEPYLTAARMLDADPARCVVLEDTPTGVAAGQAAGCHVLAVPSLVAIEPAAGRTVLPTLEGVDLATLRALAEEHVAAATAGATAGAVEVAAEG, translated from the coding sequence GTGGACCCCAGCCCGTATCCGGTCGCCCCCGCCGACGGCGCGCACGCCCTCCAGGCGGTGCTGCTGGACATGGACGGCACCCTGGTGGACACCGAGGACCTGTGGTGGCAGGCGGAGAAGGCGCTGTTCGCCGAGATGGGCTACGACCTCGCCGACCACCACCGGGACAACCTGGTCGGCGGCCCGATGTCGGCGGCCACGGCGTACCTGCTGGGCATCACCGGCGCCACCGTCGCGGCCGAGGACCTGGCCGTCATGATCAACGACCGGTTCACCGAACTCCTGGAGCGGGGCCTGCGCATGCAGCCCGGCGCGGCCGAACTGCTGGCCGAGCTGCGCGCGGAGGGCGTGCCCACCGCCCTGGTGTCCTCGTCGCACCGGCGGATCATAGACCGCGTGCTCACCGTGATCGGCCCGGAGCACTTCCTGTTCACCATCGCGGGCGACGAGGTGACCCGCACCAAGCCGCACCCGGAGCCCTACCTCACGGCCGCCCGGATGCTGGACGCCGACCCGGCGCGCTGCGTGGTGCTGGAGGACACCCCCACCGGTGTCGCCGCGGGCCAGGCCGCCGGCTGCCACGTGCTCGCCGTGCCCTCCCTGGTCGCCATCGAGCCGGCGGCCGGACGGACCGTGCTGCCCACCCTGGAGGGCGTGGACCTCGCGACGCTGCGCGCGCTGGCCGAGGAGCACGTGGCCGCCGCCACCGCCGGCGCGACGGCCGGCGCGGTGGAGGTGGCAGCGGAGGGCTGA
- the galE gene encoding UDP-glucose 4-epimerase GalE: protein MKVLVTGGAGYVGSVCAAHLIEAGHEVTVLDDLSTGHRDAVPDGAAFVEGRVQDVAAKVLAGAGYEAVLHFAASSLVGESVHVPEKYWDNNVGGAIALLAAMREAGVGRLVFSSTAATYGEPESSPIVEDAPARPTNPYGASKLAVDHMITSEATAHGLAAVSLRYFNVAGAYGRYGERHTTETHLIPLVLQAAAGRRDSVSIFGDDYPTPDGTCVRDYIHVADLAEAHLLALTGAQPGRHLVCNLGNGAGFSVKEVIETVRRVTGREFTAVTAPRRAGDPAVLVASSERARRELGWTPTRTDLDRIVADAWAFAQNGTA, encoded by the coding sequence ATGAAGGTACTGGTGACCGGCGGTGCCGGCTACGTGGGCAGCGTCTGCGCCGCCCACCTGATCGAGGCGGGTCACGAGGTGACCGTGCTGGACGACCTGTCCACCGGCCACCGCGACGCCGTGCCGGACGGCGCCGCGTTCGTCGAGGGACGGGTGCAGGACGTCGCGGCCAAGGTGCTCGCCGGCGCCGGCTACGAGGCCGTGCTGCACTTCGCCGCCTCCTCGCTCGTCGGGGAGTCGGTGCACGTCCCCGAGAAGTACTGGGACAACAACGTCGGCGGCGCCATCGCGCTGCTCGCCGCCATGCGCGAGGCCGGCGTGGGCCGGCTGGTCTTCTCCTCCACGGCCGCCACCTACGGCGAGCCCGAGTCCAGCCCCATCGTGGAGGACGCCCCCGCGCGGCCGACCAACCCCTACGGCGCCTCCAAGCTGGCCGTGGACCACATGATCACCTCGGAGGCGACCGCGCACGGCCTGGCGGCCGTCAGCCTGCGCTACTTCAACGTGGCCGGCGCCTACGGCCGCTACGGCGAGCGGCACACCACCGAGACCCACCTGATCCCCCTGGTCCTGCAGGCCGCGGCCGGCCGGCGCGACTCCGTGTCGATCTTCGGCGACGACTACCCGACGCCCGACGGCACCTGCGTCCGCGACTACATCCACGTGGCCGACCTCGCCGAGGCCCACCTGCTCGCCCTGACCGGTGCCCAGCCGGGCCGGCACCTGGTCTGCAACCTCGGCAACGGCGCCGGCTTCTCGGTCAAGGAGGTCATCGAGACCGTCCGCCGGGTGACCGGCCGGGAATTCACCGCCGTCACCGCCCCGCGCCGCGCCGGCGACCCGGCGGTGCTGGTGGCCTCCTCCGAGCGGGCCCGCCGGGAACTCGGCTGGACCCCGACCCGCACCGACCTCGACCGCATCGTGGCCGACGCCTGGGCCTTCGCCCAGAACGGCACCGCCTGA
- the metH gene encoding methionine synthase, with protein MATSTPSTPRPDQRSRAAALREALATRVVVADGAMGTMLQAQDPTLDDFEGHEGLNDIFNVSRPEFVRSVHDAYFAAGVDCVETNTFNANFGGLGEYGIVERTHELAEAGARLAREVADGWSTADRPRWVLGSIGPGTKLPTLGHAPYARLRDAYQANAAGLIAGGADALLVETSQDLLQTKAAVVGARRALRASGLELPLIVQVTVETTGTMLLGSEIGAALTALEPLGVDLIGLNCATGPAEMSEHLRYLSRHARTALSCMPNAGLPVLGKNGATYPLSPEELADAHEVFVRDYGLSLVGGCCGTTPEHLRQVVERVRGRELAPRTPRPEPGASSLYQTVPFRQDTSYLSIGERTNANGSKKFREAMLEQRWDDCVEIAREQIRDGAHMLDLCVDYVGRDGVADMRELAGRLATASTLPIVLDSTEVEVIRAGLEALGGRAVINSVNYEDGDGPDSRFAKVTALAVEHGAALIGLTIDEQGQARTPEHKVAVAERLIADLTGNWGVRESDIIIDCLTFTIATGQEESRRDGIATIEAIRELKRRHPAVQTTLGLSNISFGLNPAARMVLNSVFLHECVEAGLDSAIVHASKILPMNRIPEEQRQAALDLIYDRRRPAEGDQPAFDPLAHYMDLFAGVDTKSVKAGRAEELAALPLEERLQRRIIDGERVGLEADLDEALASRPALEIVNDTLLAGMKVVGDLFGSGQMQLPFVLQSAEVMKTAVAYLEPHMEKVEGGPGKGTIVLATVKGDVHDIGKNLVDIILSNNGYTVVNLGIKQPVQAILEAAEEHKADVIGMSGLLVKSTVIMKENLEELNSRGIAAEYPVILGGAALTRAYVEQDLHEIYQGEVRYARDAFEGLRLMDALVAVKRGVPGATLPELKRRRVAPRAQVTEAAEAEQGPVRSDVATDNPVPTPPFWGDRIVKGIPLADYASWLDERATFMGQWGLKAPRAGDGPSYEELVETEGRPRLRGWMDRLHTDGLLEAAVVYGYYPCHSEGDDLVVLHEDGSERVRFTFPRQRRGRRLCLADFFRPKESGETDVVGFQVVTVGNRVSEAAAELFAANSYRDYLELHGLSVQLTEALAEYWHARVRAELGFAGEDPEAIEDMFALKYRGARFSLGYGACPDLEDRAKIVELLRPERISVKLSEEFQLHPEQSTDAIVLHHPEAKYFNAR; from the coding sequence ATGGCCACGTCCACCCCGTCCACCCCACGGCCGGACCAGCGCAGCCGCGCGGCCGCCCTCCGCGAAGCACTGGCGACCCGGGTCGTCGTGGCCGACGGGGCCATGGGAACCATGCTCCAGGCGCAGGACCCCACCCTCGACGACTTCGAGGGCCACGAGGGCCTCAACGACATTTTCAACGTCTCCCGCCCCGAGTTCGTGCGCTCCGTCCACGACGCCTACTTCGCGGCCGGCGTGGACTGCGTGGAGACCAACACCTTCAACGCCAACTTCGGCGGCCTGGGGGAGTACGGCATCGTCGAGCGGACCCACGAGCTGGCGGAGGCCGGCGCCCGGCTGGCCCGCGAGGTCGCCGACGGCTGGTCCACCGCCGACCGCCCGCGCTGGGTGCTGGGCTCGATCGGGCCGGGCACCAAGCTGCCCACCCTCGGTCACGCGCCCTACGCCCGGCTGCGCGACGCCTACCAGGCGAACGCGGCCGGCCTGATCGCCGGCGGCGCCGACGCGCTGCTGGTGGAGACCAGCCAGGACCTGCTGCAGACCAAGGCGGCCGTGGTCGGCGCCCGGCGCGCCCTGCGGGCGAGCGGCCTGGAGCTGCCGCTGATCGTGCAGGTCACCGTGGAGACCACCGGCACCATGCTGCTCGGCTCGGAGATCGGCGCGGCGCTGACCGCCCTGGAGCCGCTGGGCGTGGACCTGATCGGCCTGAACTGCGCCACCGGCCCGGCCGAGATGAGCGAGCACCTGCGCTACCTGTCCCGGCACGCCCGCACCGCGCTGTCCTGCATGCCCAACGCCGGCCTGCCGGTGCTCGGCAAGAACGGCGCCACCTACCCGCTGTCGCCCGAGGAGCTGGCCGACGCGCACGAGGTGTTCGTCCGCGACTACGGCCTGTCCCTGGTCGGCGGCTGTTGCGGCACCACCCCGGAGCACCTGCGGCAGGTCGTCGAGCGGGTCCGCGGCCGTGAACTGGCCCCGCGCACCCCGCGCCCGGAGCCCGGCGCCTCCTCGCTCTACCAGACGGTGCCGTTCCGGCAGGACACCTCCTACCTGTCGATCGGCGAGCGCACCAACGCCAACGGCTCCAAGAAGTTCCGCGAGGCCATGCTGGAGCAGCGCTGGGACGACTGCGTGGAGATCGCCCGCGAGCAGATCCGCGACGGCGCCCACATGCTCGACCTGTGCGTGGACTACGTCGGCCGGGACGGCGTGGCGGACATGCGCGAGCTGGCCGGGCGCCTGGCCACCGCCTCCACCCTGCCGATCGTGCTGGACTCCACCGAGGTGGAGGTGATCCGGGCCGGCCTGGAGGCGCTCGGCGGCCGGGCCGTGATCAACTCGGTGAACTACGAGGACGGCGACGGCCCCGACTCGCGGTTCGCCAAGGTCACCGCGCTGGCCGTGGAGCACGGCGCCGCGCTGATCGGCCTGACCATCGACGAGCAGGGCCAGGCGCGCACCCCCGAGCACAAGGTCGCGGTGGCCGAGCGGCTGATCGCGGACCTGACCGGCAACTGGGGCGTGCGGGAGTCGGACATCATCATCGACTGCCTGACCTTCACCATCGCCACCGGTCAGGAGGAGTCCCGCCGCGATGGCATCGCCACCATCGAGGCGATCCGCGAGCTCAAGCGCCGGCACCCGGCGGTGCAGACCACCCTCGGCCTGTCCAACATCTCCTTCGGGCTCAACCCGGCCGCCCGCATGGTGCTGAACTCGGTCTTCCTGCACGAGTGCGTGGAGGCGGGCCTGGACTCGGCGATCGTGCACGCCTCCAAGATCCTCCCGATGAACCGCATCCCCGAGGAGCAGCGGCAGGCCGCGCTGGACCTGATCTACGACCGCCGCCGCCCGGCCGAGGGCGACCAGCCGGCGTTCGACCCGCTGGCCCACTACATGGACCTGTTCGCCGGGGTGGACACCAAGTCCGTCAAGGCCGGCCGGGCCGAGGAGCTGGCCGCGCTGCCCCTGGAGGAGCGCCTGCAGCGGCGGATCATCGACGGCGAGCGGGTCGGGCTGGAGGCCGACCTGGACGAGGCGCTGGCCTCCCGCCCCGCGCTGGAGATCGTCAACGACACGCTGCTGGCCGGCATGAAGGTGGTCGGCGACCTCTTCGGCTCCGGGCAGATGCAGCTGCCCTTCGTGCTCCAGTCGGCCGAGGTGATGAAGACGGCCGTCGCCTACCTGGAGCCGCACATGGAGAAGGTGGAGGGCGGCCCCGGCAAGGGCACCATCGTGCTGGCCACGGTCAAGGGCGACGTGCACGACATCGGCAAGAACCTGGTCGACATCATCCTGTCGAACAACGGCTACACCGTGGTCAACCTCGGCATCAAGCAGCCGGTGCAGGCCATCCTGGAGGCCGCCGAGGAGCACAAGGCCGACGTGATCGGCATGTCCGGGCTGCTGGTGAAGTCCACGGTGATCATGAAGGAGAACCTGGAGGAGCTGAACAGCCGGGGCATCGCCGCCGAGTACCCGGTGATCCTCGGCGGCGCCGCCCTCACCCGCGCCTACGTGGAGCAGGACCTGCACGAGATCTACCAGGGCGAGGTCCGCTACGCCCGGGACGCCTTCGAGGGCCTGCGGCTGATGGACGCCCTGGTCGCGGTCAAGCGCGGCGTCCCGGGGGCGACGCTGCCGGAGCTCAAGCGCCGCCGGGTGGCGCCGCGCGCCCAGGTCACCGAGGCGGCCGAGGCGGAGCAGGGGCCGGTGCGCTCCGACGTGGCCACCGACAACCCGGTGCCCACCCCGCCGTTCTGGGGCGACCGCATCGTCAAGGGCATCCCGCTGGCCGACTACGCCTCCTGGCTGGACGAGCGCGCCACCTTCATGGGCCAGTGGGGCCTGAAGGCGCCGCGCGCCGGCGACGGCCCCAGCTACGAGGAGCTGGTGGAGACCGAGGGCCGGCCCCGGCTGCGCGGCTGGATGGACCGCCTGCACACCGACGGCCTGCTGGAGGCCGCGGTGGTCTACGGCTACTACCCGTGCCACTCCGAGGGCGACGACCTGGTGGTGCTGCACGAGGACGGCTCCGAGCGGGTCCGCTTCACCTTCCCCCGGCAGCGCCGCGGGCGCCGGCTGTGCCTGGCCGACTTCTTCCGCCCGAAGGAGTCCGGCGAGACGGACGTGGTCGGCTTCCAGGTGGTGACCGTCGGCAACCGTGTCTCCGAGGCGGCGGCCGAGCTGTTCGCCGCGAACAGCTACCGGGACTACCTGGAGCTGCACGGGCTGTCCGTGCAGCTCACCGAGGCGCTGGCGGAGTACTGGCACGCACGGGTGCGGGCCGAGCTGGGCTTCGCCGGGGAGGACCCGGAGGCGATCGAGGACATGTTCGCCCTGAAGTACCGGGGCGCCCGCTTCTCCCTCGGCTACGGCGCCTGCCCCGACCTGGAGGACCGCGCCAAGATCGTGGAGCTGCTGCGCCCGGAGCGGATCTCGGTCAAGCTGTCCGAGGAGTTCCAGCTGCACCCGGAGCAGTCGACGGACGCCATCGTGCTGCACCACCCCGAGGCGAAGTACTTCAACGCCCGCTAG